One window of Catonella massiliensis genomic DNA carries:
- a CDS encoding ABC transporter permease subunit has product MISTAGAYAVGLFLAVLLNNPNMKEVKLYRVILIIPWALPSTIAILAWQGLLNEQYGGINNLLHLLGVSYNIPWFTSPFWARVGIIIVNIWLGFPYMMNVCLGGLQAISKEYYEAARVDGASKIQCFKSITLPLVTKLSIPLVISSFAANFNNFGNIYMITRGGPARLDNQFAGYTDILASTTYKMTTWSNRYELSATFSVLIFIIIGSFTLINMRLSGSFKEND; this is encoded by the coding sequence TTGATAAGTACGGCAGGCGCATATGCTGTTGGCTTATTTCTTGCAGTTTTACTTAACAATCCCAATATGAAGGAAGTTAAATTATATAGGGTAATACTTATCATTCCTTGGGCATTACCATCTACGATTGCTATATTAGCTTGGCAAGGATTGCTAAACGAACAATACGGTGGAATTAACAACTTATTGCATCTGCTGGGGGTATCATATAATATTCCTTGGTTTACAAGTCCGTTTTGGGCAAGAGTAGGAATTATTATTGTTAATATATGGCTGGGATTTCCATATATGATGAATGTATGCCTTGGCGGATTGCAGGCTATTTCTAAGGAATATTATGAGGCGGCAAGAGTTGATGGTGCTTCGAAAATACAATGCTTTAAGAGTATTACCCTGCCGTTGGTAACAAAATTATCGATTCCGCTGGTTATTTCCTCGTTTGCTGCAAACTTTAATAATTTTGGTAATATCTATATGATTACACGTGGAGGACCCGCAAGGCTTGATAATCAGTTTGCAGGATATACAGACATATTAGCGAGTACGACTTACAAAATGACGACCTGGTCTAACAGATATGAGCTCTCAGCTACGTTTAGTGTGCTGATATTTATAATAATAGGGAGCTTTACGCTGATAAATATGCGTTTGTCAGGATCTTTTAAGGAGAATGATTAA
- a CDS encoding sugar ABC transporter permease, translating into MMYKGKIKTSEMKRLWGSRIAIWIAIAASLFPEVWIVMSSLSAGDSFFLSSLFPQKISIEHYVILFRDTEFTRWMLNSLKFCFIVAIIQLILTALAAYAFSRIRFTGRKYGLMALLVLQVFPNSMAVAGYYILIYKFGLVDSGVALIFVLSGGSAYNIWLLKSYIDGLPKELDEAAMVDGATQFEVFYKIIIPLARPQMAVIFLFSFIATYSEYVITSIFLQTPRNMTLALGLQTFISDQFAAHWTLFSAAAVISSIPILILFMFLQRFIQSGLVAGGVKG; encoded by the coding sequence ATGATGTATAAAGGTAAAATAAAAACTTCTGAAATGAAGAGATTATGGGGAAGTAGAATAGCGATTTGGATTGCAATTGCAGCGAGCTTATTTCCGGAAGTGTGGATAGTCATGTCATCTCTTTCGGCAGGAGATAGTTTTTTTCTATCATCGCTGTTTCCTCAAAAAATAAGCATAGAGCATTATGTTATCTTATTTAGAGATACGGAGTTTACCAGATGGATGCTTAACTCTTTGAAATTTTGTTTTATAGTTGCAATCATTCAACTTATTTTGACAGCACTTGCTGCTTATGCATTCTCGAGGATAAGATTTACGGGAAGAAAATATGGATTAATGGCGTTGTTGGTATTGCAGGTATTTCCTAATAGCATGGCTGTTGCTGGGTATTATATTCTTATTTATAAATTTGGGTTAGTTGATAGTGGAGTAGCTCTTATCTTTGTATTGTCAGGAGGAAGTGCATATAATATTTGGTTGCTAAAATCCTACATAGATGGACTTCCAAAGGAACTTGATGAAGCTGCTATGGTGGATGGAGCAACGCAATTTGAAGTGTTTTACAAAATAATTATTCCACTAGCAAGACCTCAGATGGCGGTAATATTTTTGTTCTCTTTTATTGCTACCTATAGTGAATATGTTATAACTTCGATTTTTTTACAAACGCCTAGAAATATGACCTTAGCCTTGGGATTGCAGACGTTTATAAGTGATCAGTTTGCAGCGCACTGGACACTATTTTCAGCTGCAGCAGTTATTTCGTCCATTCCGATACTTATACTATTTATGTTTCTTCAAAGATTCATTCAGAGTGGATTGGTTGCAGGTGGTGTAAAGGGTTAA
- a CDS encoding glycoside hydrolase family 53 protein produces the protein MEKKKNLSVLMIAVLLLTISLGKLSLVSVLAFDDRQYTKDFIRGVDVSALKMLEDLGAHYYQNHEKADALRILKNNGANYVRLKLWLNPYDEKGNAYGGGTNDYKTTLSLAKRAKALGMKILIDFHLSDFWADPANQIKPKEWEKLSYIETKNVLYLYFKNTLNKFVEDGINPDMVQIGNEISSGILHDYGKIGTNDDFSGLAGLLESAIGGVRVSNASNTKIMLHLDQGGRNQLYRWFFEGLLKASPNLDFDVIGLSYYPMWHGTMEGLQYNLKYLASTYGKEVCVVETAYAWTTDDGDGSGNVFIKGDEKVGGYPATVEGQSKFISDLKEIILNVPNHKGIGFFYWEPEWVPVKNGTYATSAGVKYKNDKVKPSNTWDNMTLFDFMGNALDSIKVMNRPNENLISNMSFEQDGVTNSPKNWKVWIENNKEFNTVKTEYGKAYDGNYKLTFWNDKNYSCSVYKKYTNIPNGTYKFSIWAMTNGKQDVIRLYAKNYGGTELNTSIKTSDVNWNKFSIDEIKVTNNTLEVGIYSVAKANDWCNLDMAVLRKIK, from the coding sequence ATGGAAAAGAAAAAGAACTTGTCAGTACTCATGATTGCAGTTTTATTATTAACTATCAGTTTAGGAAAGCTTAGTTTAGTTTCTGTATTAGCTTTTGACGATAGACAGTATACAAAAGATTTTATTAGAGGAGTTGATGTTTCTGCACTAAAAATGCTTGAAGATTTAGGTGCTCATTATTATCAGAATCATGAAAAAGCAGATGCATTAAGAATATTAAAAAATAATGGCGCAAATTATGTAAGACTTAAGTTGTGGCTGAATCCTTATGATGAAAAAGGCAATGCATATGGCGGAGGTACCAATGACTATAAGACTACATTGAGCCTTGCTAAAAGAGCTAAAGCACTTGGAATGAAAATTCTAATTGATTTTCATTTAAGTGATTTTTGGGCAGATCCTGCTAACCAGATTAAACCAAAAGAATGGGAAAAACTATCGTATATTGAAACTAAAAATGTTCTATACTTATATTTTAAAAATACGTTGAATAAGTTTGTAGAAGACGGCATAAATCCTGATATGGTTCAGATAGGAAACGAGATTTCATCTGGTATTCTTCATGATTATGGCAAAATCGGCACAAATGATGACTTTTCGGGATTAGCAGGACTACTAGAGTCAGCAATAGGAGGAGTTCGTGTTTCAAATGCATCTAATACTAAGATAATGCTTCATCTTGATCAGGGAGGAAGGAATCAATTATACAGATGGTTTTTTGAAGGGTTGCTCAAAGCCTCTCCAAATCTAGATTTTGATGTTATTGGATTATCATATTATCCTATGTGGCATGGGACTATGGAAGGTTTACAATACAACTTAAAATATCTTGCATCAACATATGGTAAGGAGGTGTGTGTTGTTGAAACTGCGTATGCTTGGACAACTGATGATGGTGATGGCTCAGGCAATGTGTTTATTAAAGGAGATGAGAAAGTAGGGGGATATCCTGCCACAGTTGAAGGACAAAGCAAATTTATTAGTGATTTGAAAGAAATAATATTAAATGTACCTAATCATAAAGGTATAGGTTTTTTTTACTGGGAACCTGAATGGGTTCCGGTTAAGAATGGAACGTATGCAACTTCAGCTGGTGTAAAATATAAAAATGATAAAGTAAAGCCAAGTAATACTTGGGATAATATGACATTATTTGATTTTATGGGCAACGCCCTTGATTCCATTAAAGTAATGAACAGACCTAATGAAAATTTAATTTCGAACATGAGTTTTGAGCAGGATGGAGTAACAAACTCTCCTAAAAATTGGAAAGTATGGATTGAAAATAATAAAGAGTTTAATACTGTTAAGACAGAATATGGTAAAGCATATGATGGAAATTATAAACTAACTTTTTGGAATGATAAGAACTACTCCTGTTCAGTATATAAAAAATATACCAATATACCAAATGGAACATATAAGTTTTCTATATGGGCAATGACAAATGGAAAGCAGGATGTTATAAGGTTATATGCAAAGAATTATGGTGGAACTGAATTAAATACAAGTATTAAAACAAGTGACGTTAATTGGAACAAGTTTAGTATCGATGAAATCAAAGTAACAAATAACACACTTGAGGTAGGTATTTATTCTGTAGCTAAAGCTAATGATTGGTGTAACTTGGACATGGCTGTTTTAAGAAAAATAAAATAG
- a CDS encoding beta-galactosidase: MGYGGDVTEVLYGGDYNPEQWPEHIWEEDMRLFKNANINIVTLNVFSWASLQPSENEYDFSKLDRIMQLVKENGLKVCMATSTGAHPAWMAKRHPDILRTDAYGIKRKFGGRHNSCPNSPTYRKYAPMLARELSKRYKNYDNIVGWHISNEFGGECYCENCERAFRKWLKEKYKNIETVNKCYNTAFWGHTFYDFDEIVLPNYLSEHFGNEQTMFQGISLDYRRFMSDSMLECFKLEYDSIKMEIPDARITTNFMWFYKGLDYKKWAKDMDFVSWDCYPFPEDKISTVALCHDLMRGLKNQNSFVLMEQTPSVTNWQPVNKIKKPGEMRLLSYLAMAHGADAIQFFQLRRSIGACEKFHGAVIDHAGRDDTRVYREVKSLGNELTKLSDILDATTPSEAAIVFDWDNWWSVEYSSGPSIYLKYLDSVKDYYSALYKKNIPIDIIGVNDDLSRYKLVIAPLLYMIKDDLDERLRRYVSGGGTFITTYFSGLVNDCDLVTGAYPGKLKDILGIWVEEQDALVENEKNSFIFNGKRYPAGIICDIMHTEGAKALSCYESDFYKDTPVITENIFGRGRAYYVGSRSDEEFYSDFLSYVCSEIGVEPVIHTQNGVEATLRVNDKGKFLFLINHSSENRDVVMPFDAFDLLNEVDVKEGATVLLVDKDVKVYRF; the protein is encoded by the coding sequence ATGGGATACGGTGGCGATGTAACAGAAGTACTTTATGGTGGGGATTATAATCCCGAGCAATGGCCTGAGCATATATGGGAAGAAGATATGCGTTTATTTAAGAATGCTAATATCAACATAGTTACCTTAAATGTATTTAGCTGGGCATCATTGCAACCATCGGAAAATGAATATGATTTTTCAAAATTAGACAGGATAATGCAGCTGGTTAAAGAAAATGGACTTAAAGTATGTATGGCAACTTCAACAGGTGCGCACCCTGCCTGGATGGCAAAAAGACATCCGGATATTTTAAGGACTGATGCATATGGTATAAAACGGAAATTTGGTGGAAGACATAATTCCTGTCCCAATAGCCCAACATACAGAAAATATGCTCCTATGCTGGCAAGAGAATTGTCCAAGCGTTATAAGAATTATGATAACATTGTTGGGTGGCATATTTCTAATGAATTTGGTGGTGAGTGTTACTGTGAAAATTGTGAGAGGGCTTTTAGAAAATGGCTTAAAGAAAAATATAAGAATATTGAGACAGTAAATAAGTGCTATAATACTGCCTTTTGGGGGCATACATTTTATGATTTTGATGAAATTGTGTTACCTAATTATCTTAGTGAACATTTTGGAAATGAACAGACAATGTTTCAAGGTATTTCTCTTGATTATAGGCGGTTTATGTCAGACAGCATGCTTGAATGTTTCAAACTTGAATATGATAGTATCAAGATGGAGATACCTGATGCAAGAATTACAACAAATTTTATGTGGTTCTACAAAGGTCTGGATTATAAAAAATGGGCAAAAGACATGGACTTTGTTTCCTGGGATTGTTATCCTTTTCCAGAAGATAAAATCTCTACAGTTGCACTTTGCCATGACCTAATGAGAGGACTTAAAAACCAAAATTCTTTCGTTCTTATGGAGCAAACTCCAAGTGTGACAAATTGGCAGCCTGTAAATAAAATTAAAAAGCCTGGAGAAATGAGGCTGTTAAGTTATTTGGCTATGGCTCATGGAGCAGATGCTATACAGTTTTTTCAACTTAGAAGAAGTATAGGCGCTTGTGAAAAATTTCATGGTGCAGTGATAGATCACGCAGGTCGAGATGATACCAGAGTGTATAGAGAAGTAAAGTCATTAGGGAATGAACTAACAAAGTTAAGTGACATACTGGATGCAACGACACCTTCAGAGGCCGCCATAGTTTTTGATTGGGATAACTGGTGGTCAGTTGAATATTCATCAGGACCGAGTATATACTTAAAATATCTGGATTCCGTTAAGGACTATTATTCAGCATTATACAAGAAGAATATTCCAATAGATATAATAGGAGTTAATGATGACTTAAGCAGGTACAAGTTGGTAATAGCTCCACTGCTTTATATGATTAAGGATGATTTAGATGAAAGACTTAGACGTTATGTGAGTGGTGGCGGGACATTTATAACGACGTACTTTAGCGGACTGGTTAATGATTGTGATTTGGTAACCGGAGCATATCCGGGAAAATTAAAGGATATTCTTGGGATTTGGGTTGAAGAACAGGATGCGCTTGTTGAAAATGAGAAAAATAGTTTTATCTTCAACGGTAAACGATATCCTGCCGGTATTATTTGCGATATCATGCATACGGAGGGAGCAAAGGCTTTAAGCTGTTATGAAAGTGATTTTTATAAAGATACACCTGTTATAACTGAGAATATTTTTGGCAGGGGAAGGGCTTATTATGTTGGGAGCCGCTCAGATGAGGAGTTTTACAGTGACTTCCTGAGCTATGTGTGCAGTGAAATAGGCGTAGAACCGGTTATTCACACCCAAAATGGAGTAGAGGCTACATTAAGGGTGAATGATAAAGGAAAATTTTTGTTTTTAATAAATCATTCATCTGAGAATAGAGATGTGGTAATGCCTTTTGATGCCTTTGACTTGTTAAATGAAGTTGATGTAAAAGAAGGTGCTACAGTATTGCTGGTTGATAAAGATGTAAAAGTCTATAGATTTTAG
- a CDS encoding YibE/F family protein — protein MKKFYSIAITIFLMNLAFILAAFTKAYSDELSSDKDMRRHYSEAMEDTDYIIFKAKVLEIEYDDTNEKRNVSLEADIRYQHLKVEILDGSHKGETLTIRHTIERIMPGYYIFKVGDKLLVRATEENGQIETVKIQEKVRDTQVYLIVGLFIALLLIIGGFNGLKTLISLVIAVAMIFFGYIPLIIKGVNPIIASLGISIPVVIITLVIISGRNIKTLVAIIGTSLGVIISGILAFIFGNFAHLTGLADDSSISLAYIPQFRNLDYKGILFGTILIGAIGAIMDVAISIASALYEISTLDKNITGKNMIISGMNIGKDMMGSMSNTLILAYVGTTLHLIILFIVYKIRFIEIINLDSIATEIIRAMAGSIGLIITIPVTVVIGTAIYKSKK, from the coding sequence ATGAAAAAGTTTTACAGCATAGCAATAACTATATTTTTAATGAATTTAGCTTTTATATTAGCGGCATTTACCAAGGCTTACTCTGACGAGCTTTCATCTGACAAGGACATGAGAAGGCATTATTCAGAGGCAATGGAGGATACTGACTACATCATATTCAAGGCGAAAGTACTTGAGATTGAGTATGATGACACGAACGAAAAACGAAATGTATCACTGGAGGCGGACATCAGATATCAGCATCTTAAGGTAGAAATACTTGATGGAAGCCATAAGGGTGAAACCCTTACCATACGCCATACCATAGAGAGAATAATGCCAGGCTACTACATATTCAAGGTAGGGGACAAGCTGCTTGTAAGGGCTACAGAAGAAAATGGACAGATAGAGACAGTAAAAATACAGGAAAAGGTGAGGGATACACAGGTTTACCTTATAGTGGGCCTTTTTATAGCTCTGCTTTTAATCATAGGCGGCTTTAACGGACTTAAGACCCTCATTTCTCTGGTTATAGCCGTAGCTATGATATTCTTTGGCTATATACCGCTTATAATAAAGGGCGTAAATCCCATAATTGCCTCGCTTGGAATTTCCATACCCGTAGTTATAATAACCCTTGTTATCATAAGCGGGCGGAATATCAAGACTCTGGTCGCCATAATCGGCACTTCACTTGGAGTAATAATTTCAGGTATTTTAGCCTTCATCTTTGGAAACTTTGCCCATCTTACAGGGCTTGCAGACGACAGCTCCATAAGCCTCGCCTACATACCGCAGTTTAGGAATCTTGATTATAAGGGAATACTCTTTGGTACAATTCTCATAGGAGCTATAGGAGCCATCATGGATGTCGCCATTTCTATAGCCTCAGCCCTTTATGAGATAAGTACGCTAGATAAAAATATTACCGGGAAAAATATGATAATATCAGGTATGAACATAGGAAAAGACATGATGGGCTCCATGTCAAATACTCTGATTCTTGCTTATGTGGGCACTACCCTGCATTTAATTATCTTATTCATTGTATACAAGATAAGGTTTATAGAAATAATCAATCTAGATTCTATCGCCACCGAGATAATAAGGGCGATGGCGGGGAGCATAGGGCTAATTATTACAATCCCGGTTACTGTGGTAATTGGCACAGCGATATACAAAAGTAAAAAATGA
- a CDS encoding 5'-nucleotidase C-terminal domain-containing protein — protein sequence MRMKKLLSLALVGALVCTGTAVAIAANASKQEMKLREANLFTDAVKGSEEGFISKGEAVVLVLNALGYKEEVNTKEEYVKLNPFSDASAAYKGYLGLASDLGLVQKADSFNENEAAKEDYLLGLVLRALNYQDAFTDTENLAVKQGLVDESDYIEDDVTREEAAEIILNSLNAELGDGTKTKFGEYLVRAGILSEDKLAALGVKAALKDKEDVHIIYFNDFHGNITEEITGKKRNMGMAKMVGYVNEFKATHPNTIVLSGGDNYQGTADSNLTFGKPVTAMMKGMNTLASAVGNHEFDWGYEKIKGWAKDGSFKYLASNIYDRKTNKPVSWASPYMIIKKSGIKIGIIGLAHPDTPSLAKAEYVENFEFRDPVKSANEWVKYLKSGKAKEGKPDVIVALTHIDSDQDFETKEITGNATKLANEVKGLNLVLSAHSHRSVNGKVNNVPILQAYCYGRAVGHVTLDVDKKVISKKVKVSVKAKNDKKKAKKSKYKVVKKTTYKVKDIATELYDASIIKDKIIKSAKADEFYTKLQAEIADKKNKVLGEASEAFTHNRSDKGSVTLLGRWACEVMAEEAKAEIAIQNGGGLRRTLEKGKITMGDLYEIMPFDNYLTSMDLKGKDIKKAIDHGIDMPSTTDGAFSGLIVEYDGTKPYGSKITKITLSDGTPLEDEKTYRVVTNDFVFGGGDGYDFSGATNVSMTIPIRDVLVSAIEKAKTITPKKVDYIKDISK from the coding sequence ATGAGAATGAAGAAACTGCTGTCACTGGCACTTGTAGGAGCCCTAGTCTGTACAGGCACTGCTGTTGCAATTGCTGCAAATGCATCTAAGCAAGAGATGAAGCTTAGAGAGGCTAACCTTTTTACTGATGCAGTAAAGGGAAGCGAAGAGGGATTTATCTCAAAGGGTGAAGCTGTTGTGCTTGTGTTAAATGCACTTGGCTACAAAGAGGAGGTTAATACAAAGGAAGAGTATGTTAAGCTCAATCCTTTTAGCGATGCATCTGCCGCTTACAAGGGGTATTTAGGCCTTGCGAGTGACTTGGGGCTTGTGCAAAAGGCAGACAGCTTTAATGAAAATGAGGCTGCTAAGGAAGATTATCTTCTAGGCCTTGTACTTAGGGCATTAAACTATCAGGATGCCTTTACTGATACTGAAAACCTGGCTGTTAAACAGGGCCTCGTTGATGAAAGTGATTACATTGAGGATGATGTAACAAGGGAAGAGGCTGCAGAGATTATCTTAAACAGTCTAAATGCTGAACTAGGTGATGGAACTAAGACCAAATTCGGTGAATACCTTGTAAGAGCAGGCATCCTTTCAGAAGATAAGCTTGCTGCGCTTGGAGTAAAGGCTGCATTAAAGGATAAGGAAGACGTTCACATAATTTACTTCAACGACTTCCATGGCAATATTACTGAGGAAATTACAGGTAAGAAGCGTAATATGGGTATGGCTAAGATGGTAGGCTATGTAAATGAGTTTAAGGCTACACATCCTAATACAATAGTGCTTTCTGGTGGTGATAACTATCAGGGAACTGCGGATTCTAACCTAACCTTTGGCAAGCCTGTAACCGCTATGATGAAGGGTATGAATACCTTAGCCTCTGCAGTAGGAAACCACGAGTTTGACTGGGGATATGAGAAGATTAAAGGTTGGGCAAAGGATGGAAGCTTTAAGTATCTAGCATCCAATATATATGACAGAAAGACAAACAAGCCGGTATCTTGGGCAAGCCCATATATGATAATTAAAAAATCAGGGATAAAGATTGGTATTATAGGCCTTGCGCATCCTGATACACCTTCTCTTGCCAAGGCTGAGTATGTGGAGAACTTTGAATTTAGAGACCCTGTTAAGTCAGCCAATGAGTGGGTGAAATACCTCAAGTCGGGAAAGGCAAAAGAGGGAAAACCTGATGTTATTGTTGCACTTACCCACATTGACTCGGATCAGGATTTTGAGACAAAGGAAATTACAGGTAATGCTACTAAGCTTGCTAATGAGGTAAAGGGGCTTAATCTTGTGCTTTCTGCACATTCTCACAGAAGTGTAAACGGCAAGGTGAATAATGTACCTATACTTCAGGCGTACTGCTATGGACGTGCAGTAGGGCATGTAACCTTAGATGTAGACAAGAAGGTTATATCAAAGAAGGTAAAAGTGAGCGTTAAGGCTAAGAATGATAAGAAAAAGGCCAAGAAGTCTAAATACAAGGTCGTGAAAAAGACAACTTACAAGGTAAAAGATATTGCTACAGAGCTTTATGATGCAAGTATTATAAAGGATAAGATAATCAAGTCTGCTAAGGCTGATGAGTTCTACACCAAGCTTCAGGCTGAGATAGCGGATAAGAAGAATAAGGTATTAGGAGAGGCTTCTGAGGCATTTACACATAACAGAAGCGACAAAGGAAGCGTAACCTTGCTTGGAAGATGGGCTTGTGAGGTTATGGCAGAGGAGGCTAAGGCTGAGATTGCTATACAGAATGGCGGTGGCTTAAGACGTACCCTTGAAAAGGGCAAGATTACCATGGGTGATTTATACGAGATTATGCCATTTGACAACTATCTTACATCTATGGACTTAAAGGGAAAGGACATAAAGAAGGCTATTGACCACGGAATAGACATGCCTAGCACAACAGATGGTGCTTTCAGTGGCCTTATAGTTGAATATGATGGAACTAAGCCTTATGGAAGTAAGATTACCAAGATTACCCTGTCAGATGGTACTCCGCTTGAAGACGAAAAGACATATAGAGTTGTAACCAATGACTTTGTATTTGGCGGAGGAGACGGTTATGACTTCAGTGGTGCAACCAATGTAAGCATGACTATTCCAATCAGAGATGTACTTGTGTCTGCAATCGAGAAGGCTAAAACAATTACGCCTAAGAAGGTGGATTATATCAAGGATATATCCAAATAA